Proteins encoded in a region of the Zea mays cultivar B73 chromosome 2, Zm-B73-REFERENCE-NAM-5.0, whole genome shotgun sequence genome:
- the LOC100279874 gene encoding protein transport protein SEC31 homolog B-like isoform X1, giving the protein MACIKSAHRAALTALAPDAPYLAAGTMTGAVDLSFSASANIEIFRLDFQSDSTDLPILASAPSPDRFNRLSWSRPGAVEGDSFALGLLAGGLSDGSVAVWNPLSMISSEGKAEDAMVARLEKHTGPVCGLEFSELTPNRLASGAEQGELCIWDLKNPVEPIVYPPLKSVGSHAQAEISCLSWNPKFQHIVASTSSNGMTVVWDLRNQKPLTSFSDSNRRKCSVLQWNPDMSTQLIVASDDDNSPSLRVWDVRKTISPVREFVGHSKGVIAMSWCPYDSSFLLTCSKDNRTICWDTVSGEIISELPASANWNFDLHWYRKIPGVIAASSFDGKIGIYNLEFSGLYATGDAVGAPVRPRAPAPKWLKCPTGASFGFGGKLVSFHPVAPTQGAQTSTSEVHVHNLVIEQSLVSRSTEFEAAIQNGDKSSLRALCEKKSQESLSDEERETWGFLRVMFEDGDFARTKLLAHLGFEPPQAPPASSTDELSQTLADTLNIDHAAVTDNADAQFLIDNGDDFFNNPRPSEASLAEESVSTNGQQIEQEVSGDSVPSDPSIDKSIQHALVVGDYKGAVNQCLASNRMADALVIAHAGGSALWESTRNHYLKNSISPYLKVVSAMVGNDLMSFVSTWPLSSWKETLALLCTFAQKEEWHILCDTLASRLLNVGDTLAATLCYICAGNIDKAVEIWSRTLKSEDGGKTYVDLLQDLMEKTITLALATGQKRFSASLSKLIENYAELLASQGLLKTAMEYLKLLGSDEHSHELAILRDRIACSTEENDNVSSVSESTGTPSPYVTNQPYTTPDHSQNVYQVPQPYNVPSNTYSEAYPQQGTGAYGYNNAYQPQQPANMFVPPSTPPNTQQQPGPSHVPVPQQTVKTFTPANPAGLKNPGQYQQPNTLGSQLYTGATNQPYSSGPSAPYPSGPPTTFHQPVAPVQYQSAAPPVSSFGPTTPVPGTVPNQMFPHSAATNSTSRFMPSNNQSFAPRPGLSPVQPSSPTQVQAQPAPPAPPATVQTADTTKVSAELRPVIGTLTRLFDETTKALGGSQATQAKKREIEDNSRKIGALFSKLNSGDISPNVSSKLIQLCSAIDASDFVTAMHLQVLLTTSDWDECNFWLAALKRMIKTRQNFRM; this is encoded by the exons ATGGCGTGCATTAAGAGCGCGCATCGGGCGGCGCTAACGGCGCTGGCGCCGGACGCGCCGTACCTCGCCGCGGGCACCAtgaccggcgccgtcgacttgagCTTCTCCGCATCCGCCAACATCGAGATCTTCCGCCTCGACTTCCAGTCCGACTCCACGGACTTGCCGATCCTCGCCTCCGCGCCCTCCCCGGACCGCTTCAACCGCCTCTCCTGGTCGCGCCCAGGCGCCGTCGAGGGCGACTCCTTCGCGCTCGGACTCCTCGCTGGGGGCCTCAGCGACGGCTCCGTTGCCGTGTGGAACCCACTGAGCATGATCAG CTCCGAGGGGAAAGCGGAGGACGCCATGGTCGCGCGCCTTGAGAAGCACACCGGACCG GTGTGTGGACTGGAGTTCAGCGAGCTCACGCCGAATCGGCTCGCTTCTGGGGCTGAGCAGGGGGAGCTTTGCATCTGGGATCTCAAGAATCCCGTTGAGCCAATCGTGTACCCGCCACTCAAG AGTGTTGGGTCCCATGCCCAAGCTGAAATCTCTTGTTTATCCTGGAATCCCAAGTTTCAACATATAGTTGCCTCAACTTCGAGTAATGGGATGACAG TTGTTTGGGATTTAAGGAACCAGAAACCACTGACTAG TTTTTCAGATTCAAATAGAAGGAAATGCTCTGTGCTTCAATGGAATCCAGATATGTCCACCCAGCTGATTGTTGCATCAGACGATGACAACTCTCCCTCACTGAGA gtttgggatgtgaggAAGACCATTTCACCAGTAAGAGAATTTGTTGGCCATTCAAAAG GTGTAATCGCTATGTCGTGGTGCCCCTATGATAGTTCATTCTTGCTTACATGTTCAAAAGACAATAGGACAATTTGTTGGGACACTGTTAGTGGAGAG ATTATTAGTGAACTACCCGCAAGTGCTAATTGGAACTTTGACCTTCACTGGTACCGGAAAATACCAGGTGTCATTGCAGCATCCTCATTTGATGGGAAAATTGGCATATACAACCTAGAG TTCTCTGGTCTTTATGCGACTGGTGATGCTGTTGGTGCCCCAG TGCGTCCAAGGGCTCCAGCTCCAAAATGGTTGAAATGCCCCACCGGTGCATCTTTTGGTTTCGGTGGTAAACTTGTTTCTTTCCATCCGGTGGCACCCACCCAAGGTGCACAAACATCTACATCTGAG GTGCATGTGCACAATTTGGTGATTGAGCAAAGTCTGGTGAGCCGATCAACTGAATTTGAAGCTGCTATTCAGAATGGTGACAAAAGTTCGCTGCGTGCTCTGTGTGAAAAAAAATCACAAGAATCTTT ATCTGACGAGGAGAGAGAAACCTGGGGCTTCTTAAGGGTTATGTTTGAGGACGGGGATTTTGCAAGGACAAAATTGCTTGCTCATCTTGGCTTCGAACCACCTCAGGCACCGCCTGCAAGTTCAACTGATGAATTGAGCCAAACATTGGCAGATACACTTAATATTGATCATGCTGCAGTAACCGATAATGCGGATGCCCAGTTTCTTATTGATAATGGGGATGATTTTTTCAACAATCCTCGACCTTCAGAGGCTAGCTTGGCTGAAGAATCAGTTTCTACAAATGGTCAACAGATAGAACAGGAAGTTTCTGGAGATTCTGTGCCATCAGATCCATCAATTGACAAAAGCATTCAACATGCGTTGGTGGTTGGAGACTACAAAGGGGCAGTTAACCAGTGTCTTGCTTCTAATCGTATGGCTGATGCTTTGGTTATAGCCCATGCCGGTGGTTCTGCTCTCTGGGAAAGCACAAGAAACCATTATCTCAAGAACAGTATCTCGCCCTACTTAAAG GTTGTCTCTGCTATGGTGGGCAATGATTTAATGAGTTTTGTGAGTACCTGGCCACTAAGTTCATGGAAGGAAACTCTTGCTCTGCTTTGCACA TTTGCACAGAAAGAGGAGTGGCATATTTTGTGTGACACACTTGCGTCTAGGCTTCTGAATGTCGGTGATACACTAGCTGCGACCCTCTGTTATATTTGTGCTGGAAATATTGACAAAGCTGTTGAAATATGGTCCCGCACCTTGAAATCTGAAGATGGTGGGAAGACTTATGTTGATCTTCTCCAG GATTTGATGGAAAAAACCATTACGCTTGCCCTTGCTACGGGCCAGAAGAGATTTAGCGCGTCACTGTCTAAGCTTATTGAGAACTACGCTGAATTGCTGGCTAGTCAAGGTCTTCTTAAAACTGCAATGGAGTATTTAAAACTGTTGGGATCAGATGAACACTCGCATGAGCTGGCAATTTTGAGAGATCGAATTGCATGTTCTACAGAAG AGAATGATAATGTTAGTTCTGTTTCTGAAAGCACGGGCACTCCTTCCCCCTATGTCACAAATCAACCTTATACCACCCCAGACCATTCTCAGAATGTTTACCAG GTACCTCAACCATACAATGTGCCAAGCAATACATATTCAGAAGCTTACCCACAACAAGGTACAGGAGCCTATGGATACAACAATGCATATCAACCTCAGCAACCAGCCAATATGTTTGTTCCACCTAGCACACCTCCCAACACTCAG CAACAGCCAGGCCCTTCACATGTACCAGTGCCTCAGCAAACAGTAAAGACATTTACTCCTGCGAACCCAGCTGGTCTAAAAAACCCGGGACAATATCAGCAACCTAATACCTTAGGTTCCCAGCTTTACACG GGCGCTACGAATCAACCGTATTCTTCTGGACCATCTGCTCCTTATCCAAGCGGACCTCCAACAACATTTCATCAGCCTGTAGCACCTGTTCAATATCAGAGTGCTGCTCCACCAGTATCTTCTTTTGGTCCAACCACCCCTGTACCAGGAACAGTCCCTAACCAGATGTTTCCCCATTCTGCTGCTACTAACTCGACTTCCAGGTTTATGCCATCGAACAATCAAAGCTTTGCTCCAAGGCCAGGTTTAAGTCCTGTGCAGCCCTCAAGTCCAACACAGGTGCAGGCACagccagctcctcctgcacctcccgcgactgtgcagaCAGCTGATACGACAAAAGTGTCTG CTGAGCTGAGACCTGTTATTGGTACACTAACCAGACTATTCGACGAGACGACCAAAGCCTTGGGAGGATCACAAGCTACTCAAGCAAAAAAACGTGAAATTGAGGACAATTCGAGGAAAATAGGGGCATTATTTTCAAAACTAAATAGTGGTGACATATCTCCAAACGTTTCATCAAAACTCATTCAGCTGTGCAGTGCGATTGATGCTAGCGATTTTGTCACCGCGATGCACCTCCAG GTACTCTTAACGACAAGCGACTGGGACGAGTGCAACTTCTGGCTTGCGGCATTGAAgcggatgatcaagacaaggcagAATTTCAGAATGTAA
- the LOC100279874 gene encoding Protein transport protein SEC31 homolog B-like, whose amino-acid sequence MACIKSAHRAALTALAPDAPYLAAGTMTGAVDLSFSASANIEIFRLDFQSDSTDLPILASAPSPDRFNRLSWSRPGAVEGDSFALGLLAGGLSDGSVAVWNPLSMISSEGKAEDAMVARLEKHTGPVCGLEFSELTPNRLASGAEQGELCIWDLKNPVEPIVYPPLKSVGSHAQAEISCLSWNPKFQHIVASTSSNGMTVVWDLRNQKPLTSFSDSNRRKCSVLQWNPDMSTQLIVASDDDNSPSLRVWDVRKTISPVREFVGHSKGVIAMSWCPYDSSFLLTCSKDNRTICWDTVSGEIISELPASANWNFDLHWYRKIPGVIAASSFDGKIGIYNLEFSGLYATGDAVGAPVRPRAPAPKWLKCPTGASFGFGGKLVSFHPVAPTQGAQTSTSEVHVHNLVIEQSLVSRSTEFEAAIQNGDKSSLRALCEKKSQESLSDEERETWGFLRVMFEDGDFARTKLLAHLGFEPPQAPPASSTDELSQTLADTLNIDHAAVTDNADAQFLIDNGDDFFNNPRPSEASLAEESVSTNGQQIEQEVSGDSVPSDPSIDKSIQHALVVGDYKGAVNQCLASNRMADALVIAHAGGSALWESTRNHYLKNSISPYLKVVSAMVGNDLMSFVSTWPLSSWKETLALLCTFAQKEEWHILCDTLASRLLNVGDTLAATLCYICAGNIDKAVEIWSRTLKSEDGGKTYVDLLQDLMEKTITLALATGQKRFSASLSKLIENYAELLASQGLLKTAMEYLKLLGSDEHSHELAILRDRIACSTEENDNVSSVSESTGTPSPYVTNQPYTTPDHSQNVYQQVPQPYNVPSNTYSEAYPQQGTGAYGYNNAYQPQQPANMFVPPSTPPNTQQQPGPSHVPVPQQTVKTFTPANPAGLKNPGQYQQPNTLGSQLYTGATNQPYSSGPSAPYPSGPPTTFHQPVAPVQYQSAAPPVSSFGPTTPVPGTVPNQMFPHSAATNSTSRFMPSNNQSFAPRPGLSPVQPSSPTQVQAQPAPPAPPATVQTADTTKVSAELRPVIGTLTRLFDETTKALGGSQATQAKKREIEDNSRKIGALFSKLNSGDISPNVSSKLIQLCSAIDASDFVTAMHLQVLLTTSDWDECNFWLAALKRMIKTRQNFRM is encoded by the exons ATGGCGTGCATTAAGAGCGCGCATCGGGCGGCGCTAACGGCGCTGGCGCCGGACGCGCCGTACCTCGCCGCGGGCACCAtgaccggcgccgtcgacttgagCTTCTCCGCATCCGCCAACATCGAGATCTTCCGCCTCGACTTCCAGTCCGACTCCACGGACTTGCCGATCCTCGCCTCCGCGCCCTCCCCGGACCGCTTCAACCGCCTCTCCTGGTCGCGCCCAGGCGCCGTCGAGGGCGACTCCTTCGCGCTCGGACTCCTCGCTGGGGGCCTCAGCGACGGCTCCGTTGCCGTGTGGAACCCACTGAGCATGATCAG CTCCGAGGGGAAAGCGGAGGACGCCATGGTCGCGCGCCTTGAGAAGCACACCGGACCG GTGTGTGGACTGGAGTTCAGCGAGCTCACGCCGAATCGGCTCGCTTCTGGGGCTGAGCAGGGGGAGCTTTGCATCTGGGATCTCAAGAATCCCGTTGAGCCAATCGTGTACCCGCCACTCAAG AGTGTTGGGTCCCATGCCCAAGCTGAAATCTCTTGTTTATCCTGGAATCCCAAGTTTCAACATATAGTTGCCTCAACTTCGAGTAATGGGATGACAG TTGTTTGGGATTTAAGGAACCAGAAACCACTGACTAG TTTTTCAGATTCAAATAGAAGGAAATGCTCTGTGCTTCAATGGAATCCAGATATGTCCACCCAGCTGATTGTTGCATCAGACGATGACAACTCTCCCTCACTGAGA gtttgggatgtgaggAAGACCATTTCACCAGTAAGAGAATTTGTTGGCCATTCAAAAG GTGTAATCGCTATGTCGTGGTGCCCCTATGATAGTTCATTCTTGCTTACATGTTCAAAAGACAATAGGACAATTTGTTGGGACACTGTTAGTGGAGAG ATTATTAGTGAACTACCCGCAAGTGCTAATTGGAACTTTGACCTTCACTGGTACCGGAAAATACCAGGTGTCATTGCAGCATCCTCATTTGATGGGAAAATTGGCATATACAACCTAGAG TTCTCTGGTCTTTATGCGACTGGTGATGCTGTTGGTGCCCCAG TGCGTCCAAGGGCTCCAGCTCCAAAATGGTTGAAATGCCCCACCGGTGCATCTTTTGGTTTCGGTGGTAAACTTGTTTCTTTCCATCCGGTGGCACCCACCCAAGGTGCACAAACATCTACATCTGAG GTGCATGTGCACAATTTGGTGATTGAGCAAAGTCTGGTGAGCCGATCAACTGAATTTGAAGCTGCTATTCAGAATGGTGACAAAAGTTCGCTGCGTGCTCTGTGTGAAAAAAAATCACAAGAATCTTT ATCTGACGAGGAGAGAGAAACCTGGGGCTTCTTAAGGGTTATGTTTGAGGACGGGGATTTTGCAAGGACAAAATTGCTTGCTCATCTTGGCTTCGAACCACCTCAGGCACCGCCTGCAAGTTCAACTGATGAATTGAGCCAAACATTGGCAGATACACTTAATATTGATCATGCTGCAGTAACCGATAATGCGGATGCCCAGTTTCTTATTGATAATGGGGATGATTTTTTCAACAATCCTCGACCTTCAGAGGCTAGCTTGGCTGAAGAATCAGTTTCTACAAATGGTCAACAGATAGAACAGGAAGTTTCTGGAGATTCTGTGCCATCAGATCCATCAATTGACAAAAGCATTCAACATGCGTTGGTGGTTGGAGACTACAAAGGGGCAGTTAACCAGTGTCTTGCTTCTAATCGTATGGCTGATGCTTTGGTTATAGCCCATGCCGGTGGTTCTGCTCTCTGGGAAAGCACAAGAAACCATTATCTCAAGAACAGTATCTCGCCCTACTTAAAG GTTGTCTCTGCTATGGTGGGCAATGATTTAATGAGTTTTGTGAGTACCTGGCCACTAAGTTCATGGAAGGAAACTCTTGCTCTGCTTTGCACA TTTGCACAGAAAGAGGAGTGGCATATTTTGTGTGACACACTTGCGTCTAGGCTTCTGAATGTCGGTGATACACTAGCTGCGACCCTCTGTTATATTTGTGCTGGAAATATTGACAAAGCTGTTGAAATATGGTCCCGCACCTTGAAATCTGAAGATGGTGGGAAGACTTATGTTGATCTTCTCCAG GATTTGATGGAAAAAACCATTACGCTTGCCCTTGCTACGGGCCAGAAGAGATTTAGCGCGTCACTGTCTAAGCTTATTGAGAACTACGCTGAATTGCTGGCTAGTCAAGGTCTTCTTAAAACTGCAATGGAGTATTTAAAACTGTTGGGATCAGATGAACACTCGCATGAGCTGGCAATTTTGAGAGATCGAATTGCATGTTCTACAGAAG AGAATGATAATGTTAGTTCTGTTTCTGAAAGCACGGGCACTCCTTCCCCCTATGTCACAAATCAACCTTATACCACCCCAGACCATTCTCAGAATGTTTACCAG CAGGTACCTCAACCATACAATGTGCCAAGCAATACATATTCAGAAGCTTACCCACAACAAGGTACAGGAGCCTATGGATACAACAATGCATATCAACCTCAGCAACCAGCCAATATGTTTGTTCCACCTAGCACACCTCCCAACACTCAG CAACAGCCAGGCCCTTCACATGTACCAGTGCCTCAGCAAACAGTAAAGACATTTACTCCTGCGAACCCAGCTGGTCTAAAAAACCCGGGACAATATCAGCAACCTAATACCTTAGGTTCCCAGCTTTACACG GGCGCTACGAATCAACCGTATTCTTCTGGACCATCTGCTCCTTATCCAAGCGGACCTCCAACAACATTTCATCAGCCTGTAGCACCTGTTCAATATCAGAGTGCTGCTCCACCAGTATCTTCTTTTGGTCCAACCACCCCTGTACCAGGAACAGTCCCTAACCAGATGTTTCCCCATTCTGCTGCTACTAACTCGACTTCCAGGTTTATGCCATCGAACAATCAAAGCTTTGCTCCAAGGCCAGGTTTAAGTCCTGTGCAGCCCTCAAGTCCAACACAGGTGCAGGCACagccagctcctcctgcacctcccgcgactgtgcagaCAGCTGATACGACAAAAGTGTCTG CTGAGCTGAGACCTGTTATTGGTACACTAACCAGACTATTCGACGAGACGACCAAAGCCTTGGGAGGATCACAAGCTACTCAAGCAAAAAAACGTGAAATTGAGGACAATTCGAGGAAAATAGGGGCATTATTTTCAAAACTAAATAGTGGTGACATATCTCCAAACGTTTCATCAAAACTCATTCAGCTGTGCAGTGCGATTGATGCTAGCGATTTTGTCACCGCGATGCACCTCCAG GTACTCTTAACGACAAGCGACTGGGACGAGTGCAACTTCTGGCTTGCGGCATTGAAgcggatgatcaagacaaggcagAATTTCAGAATGTAA